A region of the Sminthopsis crassicaudata isolate SCR6 chromosome 6, ASM4859323v1, whole genome shotgun sequence genome:
CACTGAAATTTCATAAAATCTGTGCACATTTTTGTATGATTCTTTGCTCCTGATGTTTAAAGAcatcaatttatttctttttttaatttaatattttattttttcccttagttgTTATTTCCTTTGATGAACTTTTTACTGACAACTGAATTATGCATTTGAATCATTTTAATTAGTCAGACGCAAATTCTACTTGGGTGAAATAGCTGGCAGATAAACatttaggaaaaaggaaaaaaaaatgagtctctctttttatctgcttcaaTATTAAAAGTTCTATACTTAGAGTACTGGGTGTTCAAATACCAGCTCCCAAAGAACAGAAATCCCCTGTTTGTTCCCATTGATAAGTCTTAAAAGTACTACTTGTTCTGCATAAGTACTAAATACTTAATTTAGGAACTTAGTATACTAGAAAAAGTCTTACTTCTCgtaatcataaaagaggaaaaggaatccAGGGATCATAAGAAAAATTTGTTGAAAATAAGTTAGAATAGCTCTTAAACTTTATAGTGTAAGATATAAGACATACTTTGAGAAGTCAAAGAGTCTTTAAGGCAAAAATAACTCTGGGTTATCTTGAAACTGTTATGAAACTTAATATTTCATTACACAAACACTACCAATAAGTACATTTCTAAAACATAAgcagcatacaaaataatttattgcatacaaaataaacatttgtcttaaaaaataaatctttcattgcagattaaaaatagaaattagaatgAATTAAAGctatcaagtaaaaaaaaaaaaaaattagtcccgatttctaaaatttctatttctatactcAGCTGTTAGGATATTtcctaaataaaattttcttgacaaGTTATTAAAAGTTATGCATTTGTGAAAAAAATGATATGTGAAACaatacataaaaattttaaagattaagtTCTTTATTGTAATAAGTTCTGAATTCTAGAAGATACCCAACATATTAGTTTTTAAGAATTTTGAATAAGAATATTACTATTAAGAGCAAAAAGCAAATTTAACAAGACATATTGTAAAGCAGTGTGTTAAATGCTTATGATCCCAGTTCTTATGAATACAAAACATGCAACTACTACATTAAAATACAAGATAGTTATAAAAGGACTAATATGAATTGCTGCTCTGAGAGATCCAAAGGAGGAAAGGTAATTACTAATTTAAGGAAGGAATATATGGAGGAACTGGATCAGGGAAGGCTACACAAAGATGAGGATATATAAAGGACaggattccaaaaggcaaaaaagaaaagagagaatattcaAGGCTTAAAGAGGTGTAGGCAAATGCATGGAGGTAAAATAGTATACCAATCATAAGAAGCAATTATTTCTGAGGGGGTCCCAAGAATAGATTAAGAAGTTCGTAAACTTGGACAGAAAAATCACATTCTTATTTTTGCTAACTTTAACTAAGCaacttcttcaaatatttaaaaacattctgagaagaggttcatgggtttcaccagactgccaaaggaatccacaacacacacaaaaaagaatccTTGCTTTAAAAAATCAGCAAGGTAAAAGAGATCAATATGAGACAGAGTTAGTAAAGTAGAATAATTTCAGAACATGGGCAGTCTTGAATGCTAGCCCCAACAGTTTAACATTTTAACTTGGTAGGCAATGATGAATAAAAGAAGTTTTTGATAGTTGCGCTGTGCCATGCTGTACCATGCTAAATCATTACAAGTGAAGAGATGAGAGGCAGGAAGATTACAATATTAAGAAGCTACTGAAACAATATCCAAAGAGGATAAATATGGTGAGGTAACAGCAGAAAAAGAAGGTAGtagagatggaaaaaatgaatgcagagaaaaaaaatggacaattttgataaTTAGCTTTGTTAACagcaatgaaggaaaagaaaggtttAAAGACAATACTAAGATTTCAAACAAGGGAAACTTGAGTTATTAATAGtgatataatgaagaaaaaacagtGACATCAGGAGAAGCAAGTTAAGGGGAAAAAGTATTAAGCTTGACTTTGGGTATATTGACTTGAAATGCCAAGAGAACACCTAAGACAGAATTTGGCTACCAAGGTACTGTAGACTCATCAAAAGCAGAGAAGGTAGAAGCTGGAGATCAGATTTGGGAGACCTCATTCATATAAAGCTTATAATTGAACTTAGGGGAATGAATGAGACTGCCAAAGGAGGGGTGACAGAAAAGAGAGGTTCCAAAGACATTTATTTAAGTgtgtattttaagatttacaatatactttacaaaatttaatttgatcttcacaacaatctagTGTGATTAAAGAGGCATTTCAAATACTTTTCATATTTCACAATTAAAGTTCAGAGTATACCACAATTAATAAGTGGTAGCACTGGAATGTGAATCCTAAATCTCTAAATATAGTGGTGACCTTTCCAATCCATATTTCTAAAAAAGATAAACTACTCTCTCCAGCCTTGTTTTGCGATTCTACCAAGCCAcaataacaaattattattttactactCTCATTCTGAGACATCAAAACTCCAAAAATGACCAAGTGAGACTTGGGCTGGGAGCTATTGTTGGTCAATAGGGTAtggttgttaaaaaaaagaaatctaatctgaaaatcccaagatatcttgtgaaGTTTGGGCAGAATACCCGAAAGTAAGGATATGATTCCCTATATGgacaaagataaaatagaagaaaaatagtaaggctataaaaataataaggcTGGGTATATCAGAAAGTTAAGCTGAAGACCTTTAAGTTTACTCAGTAAGCTAAGGGGAGGCTATGCAAAGGTTTTAGCAAAAGAGAAGCATGACCCTTTCTATATACCAGGAAAATTAATCTAGTAGgaatgtgaaatataaaataaggtaGAAATAGAGACTGACGACTTAAAGATCACTGGGAGCCCAATGTGGATGATAAGGAACTCATACTACAAGAAGAAATGTGAATGGAGAGGAAGGTTTAGATGATAGAGGTAGAAGTGGCAGGCCTTAGTAAATGATTAGTCATAAGAGTTGAAAGAGCAAGAAAagtcaaagaatattttaaagattaggacAAAACAggtttagaagaaaaaacaataaaatttgatCATGGAAAATTGCTgagtttaaattaaaatttaaaagtttttgcacaaaaccAAAGGGAAACAAaagatgggaaacaatttttacatcaatgtttctgataaaggcctcatttctaaaatacatagagaaatgaGTCTAATTTACAAGAACACAAGTCATTACTCAATTGATAAGTTGCCAAAGGACATAAacagcaattttcagatgaagaaattaaagctatctatgaaaaaaatgctctaaatcattattagaaaaatgcaaattaagacaattctgaggtagaACCTCACATCTCTgctattggctaaaatgacaggaaaatgataaatattggaagaaatgtaggaaaaatgggacactaatacattgctggtggagttgtgacatgatccaaccattctggagaacaatttagaactatgtccaaaaggttaAAAttttgtgcatatcctttgatccagcatttcactactgagtctatatcccaaagagatcataaaagaggggaaaggacccaacatgtgcaaaaatgtttgtgttgattctttttgtggtgtcaaagaactggaaaatgagttccccatcaattgggaatggctgaataagctaaaAGTATAtgagtatatgaaagtaatgaaatattattgttctataagaaatgatgagcaagctgatttcagaaaagcctagaaagacttatatgagctgatactgagtgaagcaagcagaaccaggaaagaagattgtgtgatgatcaactatgataagatttagctcttcttagcaattcagtgatccaataaaattccaacaaactttggatggttttggatggaaaatgcagTCTATACTCAGACGGAGAacaatgaagactgaatgtggatcaaagcatattttcactttttttcttcttgtttttttttctttcttgtatgctttcccccctccttttgtcctgattttctctcccaacatgattcattttgaaatataaaaaatgaatatatatgtaaccTTTTTTAGGTTATATGTGTCTTTTTGacacaaaattgaaaacaaaaataaaacagatgaagagagagaaaaagaaaatgctgagTTTAAGGTATCAATAAGTACAACCAGGTGGAGCTGTTGCATAAGTAGTTGGAAATAGGAACTGGAGTTAAGGAGTGAGCAAAACATGTGCTTTAGAAGTCATTTGCCTAAAGATAACAACAGAAGCTATGAAAACAAATAAGATTACCAAGGCAGATATACAGAACAAGAGGGTTAAGGACAGAAATTTGGAGACCACAATACAAGGCCAGGAAGAATAAGTGATAAAGAAAAGAGCAAAGGGTCATTAAAGGAAAAGCAAACTACCTTTACGTAACTCTTCTCACAGCTATTTCTCAGAAAGCAAGAATGATTGCCATCCCCCCCTCAATCCTTGACCCATTTCTGTAAGGAATAATTGCttattccttttctaaatttaaaCAAGACTACAAGGAGATTCtgttatttaaaattatcatttgagaagaatataaagaaataccaTGAACTTATAATACATTCTCATCTATTTCTCTGATGCAACCCATCCTAATCATAAATTCAGTATTTTCTAGGTGATTTATTATAGTTAATATTGAATTCTACTAAAGGCTAGATTCccagataaaagaaagaaacatccAATTTGGCTTATGGCTATTATATCCTTTTCattgccatttctttcctttctatctgTCCCATAAATTGTGGCTTATTAtttaatagctctttttttttcctattaaatctTCCTGTTTATACCCAAGGTTTAGAATTCTACAAATTtatgcattttattatatttccataATCATCAAGCTCCAATATATGGAATTaagacatttttataattttggagaGGGTATTTCTTAACATATTTTAAGtcaactgtatttttatttagacTCTATGAGTTCATCAATTTAGGGATTTCTTGATATAGAAATTCCTCCTAAAAGCCCTAAATTTCTTAAGTCTTAAGAGTTATACCAGGGGgcactgagaaataaaatgacttgcccagcctTAAAGTAGGATCAATCTGTATCAGAGGCAAATTTTGAATGAAAATCACAACTCAATCCacttctattcactgtaccaaaATGCCAATGTAGTGAAAATACACCCTTTAAATTCTAAAACCAGGTCTTATAAAGCAATGAATTATAGTAATAAACTCTACATTGTGTTTTATGCATGGTTTTAATGCTTTTAATGAAAGCCTAAAAAACAAAGTTGTCAAATACCACTTTCAATATTTATAGGTAATCTTTCAGTAAATAAATTACCATGAGTTCTACTACTAAAAATATATCCTAAAGAGGTCTAAAACATAAAACTCCTGTTTTATACCTAAGCCAAAAGTTACAAAGTGataacaaaaaactagaaacagaaATAAATCTAAACAAATGCTCAAAATGTTTTGCTAGTAACCACCTACTATTTATTGCGTTTGTGGTagagaattagaaataaatttttaaaaatccaaatgttCTTAACCTTTGATTATATTTGAGATCTTTGTAAGAAACATGCAACAGAAATGTCAGTCACACTGACAAAGGACCGAGTCTTACTCAAGGCAAAATAGACTCTACAGAGTATAGATTTAGAAAGATTTAAGTAATAATAAATCAGTCATATAAAATTCATTAAGCAGTGGGATGAATTAGTCATTGAAGTGGAAAGAGCAGAGAATGAAGTAGAGCTatattaaaagaattattaaagTTGTATCTGTCTAAATTTGggcaaagaaaagaataaatcaaagatTTCAAATGTATGTGACAAGGAGATATGTGACAGATTCAAAGATAGAGGTAAAAGTTGAGAGAATATGCTGTATAGAATTCCCACAGAAAACTAGTTTTAGACATGGTAAATTTGAGTAATCCACCATGCTAAGTAACTTGTAGACTAAATAGTTATAGGACACAGTAGGAAAGTTTGAGGACTTGTCTGATGATTTAGATTTGGGAATTATTAGTATATGGGGTTAAAGCTACAGAATGGCTAAAAATTACCTAATGAAAATTCAATTTGTGCTAGAGGTGGTAGAGCAGAGGTAACAAAATAGGGACCTCTGAAAGGCTTatctctgatgaaaaaaacaatagTTACAACTATAATATGAATCTGGGGTCTAAAATgtgtactttccttttttttatcttcttcttccAAACTTTAGGGAGTTAAAAGACTGAAGGAGATAAACAATGTATCTCTGAAAAGACTAGTAGTCAAAGGATGTGGCCTCTACTAATAAACTTGatacaaatcttttaaaatgagatctatgtgaaaaaaagacaaatataagtatacaataaaaaataactttggcAACATGTAGCACAAACCAAGGAGGGGAGAAGGGTCAGATTTAGGACAatattcaaaacaatttggtgcctgtgtgaccttaggcaacatagtttccttttttagaaCTTCTTCATTGTAAAATAAATAGGTAGAACTCTTAAAGtactccaaggtcccttccagctctaaaattctataaaatgcatccaataatgaatatataaaatttaatacagaaaatgtaatatatttaagatattagTAAATATATTAAGTCatgatatatataaaacaaaaatcaaatgccTTTTACAGTTCAATTAttatgtgctatataaatactaattatgGTTAATCACATAAGGAGGCAGACACTACAGTTTACACAGTTCTCTATGTAATATTTGAACTAGATTTTTTAGTTACAGATATATTATTGCATTTTTCACTGACTTTTTTCATTCATGCTAAgaatttatctccatttttcacaAATGAAAGCTTTCTTTAGGTGCCTAAATAATCCAGTAATGACATAATCAAAGCCAACTAAATACTAataggttttttaatttttattacctAAAATTTAAGTGCCaggttagatttttttctaaactattataaaaatatattttgagtgACCTATTAGAAAGAAATTGCCAGTTTTTAAATTAACATGGTTATGAGCAATTTTGTCCTAACCAAAGAGTTCTCTCTTAATTGAATTCTGATTTACATGTATATTTAAGGCACAAAGAAACGTCTATTATCTACAATACATACTTAAATAATATGATCatgggatagctagatggcacagtggaaagagagcactggccctggacttaggaggatctgagttcaaatccaaccgtagacacttaacatttagtagctatgtaaccctgggcaagtcacttaacctcggttgcctcaccaaaaaataaattgtgtgtgtataaaaaaatcaaattagttatttgcttttcaaaatatacaaaaatgcatattttaCACTCATAAAGGCTCATAAAAGACACCGGATAAACAAGTCTTTTTTTACTCCTATTATATTAGGGAGCAAAAGTctcatctttttactttttaaaaaagtacattCTGTGGTAAATTGGATTACTTTCAACAaaactttcaaagaaaatttttcttaaatcaaaagtttgtcatttaaagaaattatttaattaaaattaaagaaattgtttAAAGAAAACTTCAGCCTTtcactttatatatgtatgtatatatgtatacacacatacattttaaaCTAACTTAAATGTTTTAGTTACATTTttaattcatgttaaatattttaagatagtatttgtctttcctttgatagtaagatataataaaaagaacagaaatcaAACTACAAGTCTAAATGCTTATTCTGTTCCTCACTAGCcatgtcatcctgggcaagtttcATAGAACTCAGTCTTAATTTTcaccaaatataaaatgaagaatttgaaactgatTTGAGGTCTAGTCCAGTTCCAAACTTGTAGAGGTCTCATCCAGATCCAAAATTTTAGCAAtctacattttgttttcctatacTATTACTGTCTACTTTAACTATAATCTCATTATGTGCAAAGATCTGTTCAACTTGTAGCACATGGAGTCCAAAACAGAACTATAAATATATGGAAATCTGACAGCTTTGGagccattattttttaaaatacatttttttccatgATATAGGGAATATAAGTCCCTAACTCTAAAGtaccttaaaaattaaaacaagttttaTCACAAGATTTAAATGCAAACATTTGAttacaatttaaaatatgaaattaaacttTATTGctctttaaatctctttttaaaggaaaattacctTTTAAAAGCTGATTCAGGTCCAGTGTGTCATGTAAGactttttgtttatatctgtTGTCCAAGTTGGATTCTAATGAGAGTGATTTGGGGGCGAGACtggatccatttttttctttccctactttGGCTGATTTCAGATATTTTGTATTACACTTTGAGTCTTCAAAATTTCCAAATGCTTCCTGGCTCacattttcttgcctttttacttttgttttctgatCATTTGATGCAGCCAGTTCAAAAGACTGAATAGGGCTGATGTCTGGAGTTGATAAAGGAGTTACATCAGTCACAGTATCTTCAGATTCCTCTGGGAATTCACCAAGTTTTGGTTTGGAATTTATGGGTGGTGCTTCTTTTGACTTTTCtggtttgcatttttgttttggtGACGGTAGAGCTTTTAAACCAGGTGCACTTTTCTTTGAAGGTGACTGAGGTGAATCAGAAAGGCAAACGTCAGACTCTGTAGCTGAACAATCTGTATCTGTGCTTGtagaagatgaggaagatgaagaggaggaggaagatgaggaagaagaagaggaggaagaagaagaggaagaggaggaggaagaactgattttgttatattttttacttgtggactttttaaaattgttagaTGGTTTAGCTGACTTGGGTCTAATTCGATGTCTTTTCCCATCATCACTACTCTCTTCTCCATCAGTATAGTAATCATCTTCTCCTTCTCTCACTATTTTAGGGATTCTAGTTGGAATGGTTAAatgtatttttccagttgttgaAGTACTACATACATTCTTTGATCCTGAACTTGATGAGGATGAAGATTTTCCAGTACAGTTTTCTAAGGTATGATCTTCCGAtggtgttttttctttcctttcatttctcttctcagtaAGATGATCTTCTTTCGTAAGCACACCCaatttaaaatctatattttctgCATCTGCTTCTCTTTTCCCAAATTTGTCAAATTGCTTATCAATTGGTGAAATACTGCTtccacatttcttttcttctccctcaaaaTCACTATCAAAGAAAGAATGGTCTACTTCACCTTCTGACATATCTCCATACTGGTCCATGACAGCAAAAATATTCCTAAGAAAGTAGAACAAagtaattttcaaatacaagtaGCTTCATAATGCCACTATATCCACAGGTAAATTTCTATATTGCAAAtgctatatttaaaaagtaattttctacttttcccaaTCTGGTGCTTAATACATGCATTAAAAAGCtggtaattcttttaaaaatagtttggtTAAGCAACAGCAAATCCTACTAGTcttcaaataattcatttaaataaatataaagtagggAACCTATATCTATGATCTGTTTTTATTTAACATGACAAATTACCACACAGGATATGTTACTGACAGTATTCAAGTCATTTCCTATAAGTAAACCAAGAAGATATTAAGACATTCAGGCAATAAAGGCAATGCCAATTACAAGCACCCTTTTGGCACTGGGGATCTGACTGTCAATGAATTTCAGTATGGTTTCAACTTGACTTTCCAGACATTTCAGATTACTTCTCCACCCATCTTAGCCTACTTGCTGTTCTCTATTTAGGAAGTTCTATTTCCATTCTCTGGGTCTATGCAAGGCAACCACAGAAATGCTCTTTCAATTTATGATGCTGAGCATCTATGGAACTCCAAAGCACATAAGAGTGATAGGACTAGAGTCTGGAAGTATTAAAATCAAATcttctcagatacttacaagctgtggAGCTCTAGgcaatcacttaatctcagtttacCTCCCTTTTCTCagttatctcccagggttgttggtaggattaaatgcaataatatttgtaaaaagtgtttAGAAAAATGCCtggttataaatatatgtatctatctatctgtattcacatacaaataaaacaattgttatataaatgattgtttccttcctctttctcctccctttcctagCTCAGTTCAAGGTTCAGCTAAAGCACCAAACTGCTTGAGGACTGTTAtcaattctcttcttccccaatTTACTTTCTGTTTATTTCATATGTATTCTGTATTTAATTATTCATTCCTGTCTCTCTAACCCCATTTACCCAGTGTCTGTCACATATAAGGtctgataaatgaaaaaaattaaaacaaataaatttatcaAGGAACCCAGAAATGATAAATACAATTATACAATTAGTCTATAACATATAGTCGTAATGTACCGAGGCAAAGGACTTCATCCTATGT
Encoded here:
- the CFAP97 gene encoding cilia- and flagella-associated protein 97 isoform X1; the encoded protein is MRTGARRGKMGRSKTPRGRGGGRLRASSETPLMRRELAVVAAATASSAVVEAAAAAPPNIFAVMDQYGDMSEGEVDHSFFDSDFEGEEKKCGSSISPIDKQFDKFGKREADAENIDFKLGVLTKEDHLTEKRNERKEKTPSEDHTLENCTGKSSSSSSSGSKNVCSTSTTGKIHLTIPTRIPKIVREGEDDYYTDGEESSDDGKRHRIRPKSAKPSNNFKKSTSKKYNKISSSSSSSSSSSSSSSSSSSSSSSSSSSSTSTDTDCSATESDVCLSDSPQSPSKKSAPGLKALPSPKQKCKPEKSKEAPPINSKPKLGEFPEESEDTVTDVTPLSTPDISPIQSFELAASNDQKTKVKRQENVSQEAFGNFEDSKCNTKYLKSAKVGKEKNGSSLAPKSLSLESNLDNRYKQKVLHDTLDLNQLLKAFLQLDKKEQQKFTVDRPSPAPKKNYSFTKEEVRQIDRENQRLLKELSKQAEKPRAKSTIPRKPVVPPPKLYHSALNRQKEQQRIERENLALLKRLEAVKPTVGMKRTEQLMDYHRHMGYLNTSPVSRRVRSTLSQISPLRGASRSSSATSALSRKSERSLSDASSGPLLRPKPPNVFERLLKLIRRFHTHSLSNKATRSS
- the CFAP97 gene encoding cilia- and flagella-associated protein 97 isoform X5 — protein: MRTGARRGKMGRSKTPRGRGGGRLRASSETPLMRRELAVVAAATASSAVVEAAAAAPPNIFAVMDQYGDMSEGEVDHSFFDSDFEGEEKKCGSSISPIDKQFDKFGKREADAENIDFKLGVLTKEDHLTEKRNERKEKTPSEDHTLENCTGKSSSSSSSGSKNVCSTSTTGKIHLTIPTRIPKIVREGEDDYYTDGEESSDDGKRHRIRPKSAKPSNNFKKSTSKKYNKISSSSSSSSSSSSSSSSSSSSSSSSSSSSTSTDTDCSATESDVCLSDSPQSPSKKSAPGLKALPSPKQKCKPEKSKEAPPINSKPKLGEFPEESEDTVTDVTPLSTPDISPIQSFELAASNDQKTKVKRQENVSQEAFGNFEDSKCNTKYLKSAKVGKEKNGSSLAPKSLSLESNLDNRYKQKVLHDTLDLNQLLKAFLQLDKKEQQKFTVDRPSPAPKKNYSFTKEEVRQIDRENQRLLKELSKQAEKPRAKSTIPRKPVVPPPKLYHSALNRQKEQQRIERENLFHKNGHEDGERGIPYPGNRLIKVAEVSV
- the CFAP97 gene encoding cilia- and flagella-associated protein 97 isoform X3; its protein translation is MRTGARRGKMGRSKTPRGRGGGRLRASSETPLMRRELAVVAAATASSAVVEAAAAAPPNIFAVMDQYGDMSEGEVDHSFFDSDFEGEEKKCGSSISPIDKQFDKFGKREADAENIDFKLGVLTKEDHLTEKRNERKEKTPSEDHTLENCTGKSSSSSSSGSKNVCSTSTTGKIHLTIPTRIPKIVREGEDDYYTDGEESSDDGKRHRIRPKSAKPSNNFKKSTSKKYNKISSSSSSSSSSSSSSSSSSSSSSSSSSSSTSTDTDCSATESDVCLSDSPQSPSKKSAPGLKALPSPKQKCKPEKSKEAPPINSKPKLGEFPEESEDTVTDVTPLSTPDISPIQSFELAASNDQKTKVKRQENVSQEAFGNFEDSKCNTKYLKSAKVGKEKNGSSLAPKSLSLESNLDNRYKQKVLHDTLDLNQLLKAFLQLDKKEQQKFTVDRPSPAPKKNYSFTKEEVRQIDRENQRLLKELSKQAEKPRAKSTIPRKPVVPPPKLYHSALNRQKEQQRIERENLALLKRLEAVKPTVGMKRTEQLMDYHRHMGYLNTSPVSRRVRSTLSQISPLSL
- the CFAP97 gene encoding cilia- and flagella-associated protein 97 isoform X4, with protein sequence MDQYGDMSEGEVDHSFFDSDFEGEEKKCGSSISPIDKQFDKFGKREADAENIDFKLGVLTKEDHLTEKRNERKEKTPSEDHTLENCTGKSSSSSSSGSKNVCSTSTTGKIHLTIPTRIPKIVREGEDDYYTDGEESSDDGKRHRIRPKSAKPSNNFKKSTSKKYNKISSSSSSSSSSSSSSSSSSSSSSSSSSSSTSTDTDCSATESDVCLSDSPQSPSKKSAPGLKALPSPKQKCKPEKSKEAPPINSKPKLGEFPEESEDTVTDVTPLSTPDISPIQSFELAASNDQKTKVKRQENVSQEAFGNFEDSKCNTKYLKSAKVGKEKNGSSLAPKSLSLESNLDNRYKQKVLHDTLDLNQLLKAFLQLDKKEQQKFTVDRPSPAPKKNYSFTKEEVRQIDRENQRLLKELSKQAEKPRAKSTIPRKPVVPPPKLYHSALNRQKEQQRIERENLALLKRLEAVKPTVGMKRTEQLMDYHRHMGYLNTSPVSRRVRSTLSQISPLRGASRSSSATSALSRKSERSLSDASSGPLLRPKPPNVFERLLKLIRRFHTHSLSNKATRSS
- the CFAP97 gene encoding cilia- and flagella-associated protein 97 isoform X2, which encodes MRTGARRGKMGRSKTPRGRGGGRLRASSETPLMRRELAVVAAATASSAVVEAAAAAPPNIFAVMDQYGDMSEGEVDHSFFDSDFEGEEKKCGSSISPIDKQFDKFGKREADAENIDFKLGVLTKEDHLTEKRNERKEKTPSEDHTLENCTGKSSSSSSSGSKNVCSTSTTGKIHLTIPTRIPKIVREGEDDYYTDGEESSDDGKRHRIRPKSAKPSNNFKKSTSKKYNKISSSSSSSSSSSSSSSSSSSSSSSSSSSSTSTDTDCSATESDVCLSDSPQSPSKKSAPGLKALPSPKQKCKPEKSKEAPPINSKPKLGEFPEESEDTVTDVTPLSTPDISPIQSFELAASNDQKTKVKRQENVSQEAFGNFEDSKCNTKYLKSAKVGKEKNGSSLAPKSLSLESNLDNRYKQKVLHDTLDLNQLLKAFLQLDKKEQQKFTVDRPSPAPKKNYSFTKEEVRQIDRENQRLLKELSKQAEKPRAKSTIPRKPVVPPPKLYHSALNRQKEQQRIERENLALLKRLEAVKPTVGMKRTEQLMDYHRHMGYLNTSPVSRRVRSTLSQISPLRGASRSSSATSALSRKSERSLSDASSGPLLRPKPPNMELLSRSENCRVE